In Dioscorea cayenensis subsp. rotundata cultivar TDr96_F1 chromosome 9, TDr96_F1_v2_PseudoChromosome.rev07_lg8_w22 25.fasta, whole genome shotgun sequence, a genomic segment contains:
- the LOC120268593 gene encoding uncharacterized protein LOC120268593: MQKYAKFLKNLLTNKRKWEEVNTMVLNGNCSAIINKIMPIKLRDPRSFIISCLFGDAMEENALADSSASINIIPYIIYMKLGLGELRSTIMTLQLADRSIRRLHGIAEDMLVTMEKLVFPLDFVILDIDEDVETLLIL, from the coding sequence ATGCAGAAGTATGCCAAATTTTTGAAGAACTTGCTCACTAATAAGAGGAAGTGGGAAGAGGTCAACACGATGGTTCTCAATGGGAATTGTTCTGccatcatcaataaaataatgcCGATAAAATTGAGAGATCCTAGAAGCTTCATAATCTCATGTTTGTTTGGTGATGCCATGGAAGAGAATGCTCTCGCTGATTCTAGTGCTAGCATAAATATAATACCATACATCATATACATGAAGCTTGGATTGGGAGAGTTGAGGTCGACAATAATGACCTTACAGTTGGCTGATAGGTCAATAAGGAGACTGCATGGAATTGCGGAAGATATGCTTGTAACTATGGAAAAACTTGTCTTCCCCTTAGACTTTGTAATTCTTGAcatagatgaggatgtagagaccCTACTCATTCTTTGA